The Passer domesticus isolate bPasDom1 unplaced genomic scaffold, bPasDom1.hap1 HAP1_SCAFFOLD_310, whole genome shotgun sequence DNA segment ttccagttcctcccagttcctcccagttcGTCCCAGTTCCCTCCTGTCACTCCCCAGTGCCTTCCTAAGGCTTCCCAGGCCGTTCCCAGTTTCagcccagttccctcccagcgCCTCGGAGTGGCCACGCCGGTGCCCACGGCGCTACGCAGATGGCGTAAGGGCGCTGCCCACAGCGCTACGCAAGCAAGCTGCGGACGGTGCAGCCCAGTTCcgcccagtccgtcccagtcccTTCCCAAGGCCTCCcggagctcccccagctcctcccagtgcCGGTAACGGGGGAAGGGTCCCGGTAGTGGGGGAGGGGTCCCGGTAACGGGGAGGGGGGTCCCCGGGAAGGTCCCGGGAAGGCCCCGGGCGGAGGCGCGGAAGGATCCGGGCGGTGCTGCGTCCCTCATGTGACTGACGTCATGTGACTGACGTCACCGAGCGGGGAGGGTCACGTGGAAGGAGGGAATAAACACGGGGCACGTGACATCAAGGGGGCGTGGCCAACGCGAGATGGACGGAACCATTGGGGGAGAACGGAGGGGGGGAATCCGGGcgagtccatcccagttccctcccagacaattcccagtccatcccagttccctcccagtccggCCACAAACGAGTCCCGAACGCTCCAACTTTGAGAAAATCCAAACATTTATTTGCtccccctcccaaaaaaaaactgggaaagcgcagagggaatttgggatcaccccaaaattcgggattccaccccccaccccccaaactTTGGAAATCCCAGGAAAATTGGGATCTTCCCCAAAATGCAGGAATTTGGGGTCTCGCCCCAAGGAATTCTGGGCCCCCCTGGGGATTCTGGGGCCCccctggggattttggggcccctgagggatttgggacccccccccccaagtGGGGATTTTGGTCCGTCCCGAGGGCCCTCAGGCCGCCCGCCGCAGCAATCCCAGCGGCACCAGTAAGGGGTTCAGGGGGGGGCACTGGGCGGGCTCGGGGCCCCGCGGGGGCTCCCCCGGGGCTCGGGGGGCGCTCAGggaccccccagagcccccgCAGGTGCCGCTGGAGCCCCCCCAGCGCCCCCAGCGCTCCCAGTTCGGCCGGCAGCGCTCCCAGTAAGGACAGAACCACCGCGGCCTCTGCGGGGGGGGGGGACAACAGCGTCAGCCGCCCAGTTCGGGACTGGGAAACCCAAAATGGGACTGGGATCAGCCCAGTTTGAACTGGGAACCGCAAAATGGGGACTGGGACCCCCAAATGGGACCCGGGATCCCCCAGTTTGGGACTGGGAAACCCAAAATGGgaccgggaccccccccagTTTGGGACTGGGGACCCTCCCAGTGAGGACAGAACCACCGCGGCCTCTGCGGgggggggggacagcggggtcaGCGCCGCCCAGTTCGGGACTGGGAAACGCAAATTTTTTGGAAACCCCCCCACAAATATTTGTgattttccccccagtttttcaagattccccccccccccccccaagtttttgggatttcccccctcccccccgaTTTCGGGGTGccccagattttggggtctccccccagatttttgggatttcccccgccccaggttttgggggtccctccAGATTTcggccccccccccccccccgattTCGGGGgtctccccccaccccaaatttttgggatttcccccccccccccagattTCGGAGTCCCCCCCCCGATTTTGGCGCCCCCCCACATTTCAGGGTCcccccagattttggggtccccccaaATTCTTGggattcccccccccccagatTTTTAGGATTCCCTCCCCAGATTTGGGATCCCCCCCCccaatttttgggatttcccccccCCCAGTTTCAGggtcccccccccccaccagatttttggggattttccccCCCCCAGGTTCCGGGGTCCCCCCCAGGATTCCGGGGTTTCCCCCC contains these protein-coding regions:
- the SNAPC2 gene encoding LOW QUALITY PROTEIN: snRNA-activating protein complex subunit 2 (The sequence of the model RefSeq protein was modified relative to this genomic sequence to represent the inferred CDS: deleted 3 bases in 2 codons), which produces GDFTAEIPQNVRNFGEIFGENAPNLGSKGFFSPPRFWGAQNCPNLPRFWQIQAALVQLRWPRGSRGAEWGKFRNFLQFQRRIRAPIQVWQDLAETLVGGPLERPPSAAFSQVLTLAATEPLSLQLSSPPQDLGDPPGFGACPELGGPPGGGDPPELGVPPEPGGWEVDFGRIYEFLARVSAGGAQPPLSPPEAAVVLSLLGALPAELGALGALGGLQRHLRGLWGVPERPPSPGGAPAGPRARPVPPPEPLTGAAGIAAAGGLRALGTDQNPHLGGGVPNPSGAPKSPGGPQNPQGGPEFLGARPQIPAFWGRSQFSWDFQSLGGGGWNPEFWGDPKFPLRFPSFFLGGGANKCLDFLKVGAFGTRLWPDWEGTGMDWELSGRELGWTRPDSPPPFSPNGSVHLALATPP